In Saccharomyces eubayanus strain FM1318 chromosome XIV, whole genome shotgun sequence, the sequence AAGTGGGCCCAGATAGTTTAGCATAAGCTTGTATTTCAGTGGCCATATTCTTGTCGTTAGAGTATTGTAAAGACACAGTGGTGGGCTGGTCCGGGGCTGTAAGCGAAGAGATGATGGCATTCACTACGCCTTGATGCTGCTGAGCGGTATATTTTGTGTTGCCATAATTTGTGTTGGTCATGTTCAGTTCGTTCATCTCGTTAAAATTTCTGTTTGACATTTCTTGGGCATCGATAAAGAcctatcaaaaaaatatgtaaagGATGTGCGTATCGGATCGgataatattttcaaacaaTAGTCACGTCTTATGCGAGGTTGATCGGGAAGTTAACCTTGCAAAATTCCCTGGTCTTTGGTTCCTTGATGCGATCCTGTCTATTGGGTTTCGATTCGGCGGAATGAGACTTGTGAGTAGGGTTATTAGCGGTGCAGAAATGCAATGATCCAGTGTATGTAACTTGTTTGTTTACCTTTAGAAGTGCGGAAACataagtattttttttctttatttacCAATTTACCAAGGAAAATCCAAATGGGCACAGGGCGAGcgaatttttttccctctTTTATTGGCGAAACGGAAGATTTTCGGTGATGTTGTGCGGATGGTTCTAAGGCAGGGTCGGCCAGGTCATCACTGATGTTGAAGGAACGACTGTGGACGCAGACGGAAGCAAGAACAGGCCACCAAGCTTTACATTACAATTCCAAGAGGGATAAGCATGGGCTGCAATCGAAAGCACTGTGTGCGGCCCGTTGATGCGGCCTTGCAGAGGCAGCTGTGAGAGAAGTTTGACATAATCGTTTAGACTTGTCATTTAAGTGCTACTTCTGCAACCGTAGTCGGCCTTGTCAAGATTATGTAcgtatgtatgtatgtatgtgaATAGACTTTTGCAAGGTAAAGGAgccttgttttttcttagtGTTGATGTTCGGAGCAATTTGTAAGATCCTTTGTTTAGCTCTTCAAatatactctttttttctttatgttTTGCCCTTAATGCattgtttccttttttttgaaagtccGAAGTTGtaaagtaaaaaaagaagaggacAAGAATATACGTGAATTTGTCACCCATgtgtaaaaataaagcaaGGGGAGGGCCACTCACCCCGTAGTAGTTTATGTACCCACTTAGTGGAAGGTTTTGAACTGAGCTCAGCAGCAATCTCAAGATAGTGTATCAAGCGTGACAAGAAGATTGTAGCAAACGATGTAATCAAACTCGCACATCTCTCCTAAAAGAACACACAGCTTGCCGCTGCAAGAAACAAGTCACCTATGTATACACACCGCGAGCTGTGCTTACCAAGAGCTACAGGGATCCGAATATGCAATGGCTTGGCGTACGCATTAGTCTATTTGTATGCGACGTCTGGAGTCATGTGGTGTACTGATTTCTGGCATAAAACTCAATTAGtgtgaattttttttcgtccaGTTTTCGttaccaaagaaaaaacattttttttgttgctttTCAAAGCGACGCagaaaaactgaaaaattatttaaaCGGCCgacaaatttgaaaaagattatTTTGCAACTATTTCTCTTTCCCTCTCCTTTcaatattgataaattttATTCTAGACTTTTCCTTAaagcaacaacaactcAACTAAGCCATAAAGATGAAGTACATTCAAACTGAACAACAAATCGACGTCCCAGAAGGTGTCACTGTCAACATTAAATCAAGAGTTATCAGAGTTACCGGCCCAAGAGGTactttgaacaagaacttGAAGCACATTGATGTTACTTTCAACAGAATCAACAATCAATTGATTAAGGTTGCTGTCCACAACGGTGACAGAAAGCACGTAGCTGCTTTGAGAACTGTCAAGTCTTTGGTTGACAACATGATCACTGGTGTCACTAAGGGTTACAAGTACAAGATGAGATACGTTTACGCGCATTTCCCAATCAATGTCAAcatcattgaaaaggaaggtGCTAAGTTCATCGAAATCAGAAACTTCTTGGGTGACAAGAAAATCAGAAACGTCCCAGTCAGAGATGGTGTTGCCATCGAATTCTCCACCAACGTCAAAGACGAAATTGTCTTGTCTGGTAACTCCGTCGAAGATGTTTCCCAAAACGCCGCCGATTTGCAACAAATCTGTCGTGTCAGAAACAAGGATATCCGTAAGTTTTTGGATGGTATCTACGTTTCCCACAAGGGTTTCATTACCGAAGACATGTaaacggaaaaaaaaagaggcaTTTCAGCACTACGGTGTGCTTTAATATGTATACTACCCCTATCTATCTTTCTATTTAGTGTTATGTAAAGACCGAGGTTTTTCATCGTTGGACATCCAACGATGAATTGGTGGGTTCTGTGAAGAATACCGCCAAGGGGGAAACGTTGCTAGTGCTCATTGAAATAAAGAGCCACTTTACGTTTTCCTCAAAttgcttttgttttacTTCTCATCAACGCTTATTGCATATTTTTTGGTACAGAATGAAAACActcaaaaaacaataaatattCTCTTTCACGCTCCAAAtggcttctttttctccttATTTTCAGCCTCTCTTGCCTTGCTCTTGGACCAATGTAACTTATATCATTAAATTAAATGCCTTTTGGGAAAATGCGCAGCTAAAAagtgaaataaaaataaacacGGATGGTTACCCGGCCAATGTGCTGGCTTAAAACTGGGCAaatgagttttttttctctttcggGGCGTAAACGACGGCATTTTTTCACAGCaaatgtaaacaaaagTACAACAAAGGTCAGCGAGAGAAAATCGCACCGCGTGATGTTTATAAACTATCACTTTTCcagatcttctttttctctcgCACCCCCCTCCACCAGtaatgctttttttcttctatttaAATACATATTACCAAGAATATAATAACCAATTATCACTCCAAGTAAAAACCTCACCGTATTAGAAATAATCACAGTATCACCTATTGcctgaaaaagaaatagttCATTCCTTTATTACTATCCAACTACTTTACACTCCTTTTAAAAAAGTAAACCATTCCAACTATTCCACACTCCTTTAAGAATTGATTATTACCATCCAACAAACCGTATGTCCAAGTTTTATCGCTGTCTTAAGTTCTTcagttcttcaatttttccgCAACGTCGCCAAGGCTGAACGATGTTATCCGATTACGCAATCGTtgtactttctttttttttacgttTCGGCGCATCGTCATTTTTTCCAGAATAAAGCATATCTTTACACGCCCGTTATTTTTCTACacggtttttttctttttccgCAAGGTGGATTTACAGCGCGAagtgtatttttttctgattCTCGAGATATGCTCTGTGACTAAATTACAGCCACTGTGTACATCAGGGCAGTAACGATTAATTGAAATTGTGTCAAGCTGAACACAGGACAAGCCACCCCCTCGTAATGAAATTGTTTTACTAACTTTTAttcatttaattttttttttctttcttagTGATTTACAAATGAAACTATCTGCTACTGCTTTGACCGTCGCTTCATTGATCGGTTCTAACACTATTGTTTCCGCTTTACCATACGCGGCGGAGATTGGATCCGATTGCACTACCACTGCCCACGGATCTCACCAGCACAAGAGAGCCGTCGCTGTCACCTACGTTTACGAAACCGTCATCGTCGATTCCAATGGCCAAACCGTCACCCCTACTGTCACTGGGACTTCTTCTGCGGTTTCTTCAACCACTACCTTGGTTCCAGAATCTTCCGCTGTTACATCTTCTACCGAGgccaaatcttcttcttcttcttccgcAACTGCTAAAAAAGCACACACCACCACCCTTACTTCCTCTTCCACCCCAGCAACATCAACCTCTCAAGAAACCTCCACCACTTCCTCTACCACTTCAGTCGGCGCGACTACAACAGCCTCGACTACTTCTTCAAGCGGAACCAGCAGCATATACGGTGACTTGGCTAACTTCTCAGGTcccaatgaaaaattccaagaCGGTACCATTGCCTGTAGCCAATTCCCATCTGGTCAAGGTGTTATTCCCATTAACTGGTTAGGCGAAGGTGGCTGGTCCGGTATTGAAAACACTGACACTTCTACTGGTGGCTCATGTAAGGAAGGCTCTTACTGCTCTTACGCTTGTCAACCGGGCATGTCTAAGACACAATGGCCTTCCGATCAACCCTCTGATGGAAGATCAATGGGTGGTTTGCTATGTAAGAATGGCTACTTGTACCGTTCCAACACCGACACCGACTACTTGTGTGAATGGGGTGTTGATGCGGCCTACATCGTCTCTGAATTGAGCGAAGATGTTGCCATTTGTAGAACCGATTACCCAGGTACCGAAAACATGGTGATCCCAGCCTACGTCCAAGCCGGTGATTCTTTGCCCTTGACTGTCGTTGACCAAGATACCTACTACACTTGGCAAGGAATGAAGACATCCGCTCAATACTACGTCAACAACGCCGGCGTATCTGTCGAAGACGGTTGTGTTTGGGGCACTTCAGGCTCAGGCGTCGGTAACTGGGCCCCATTGAACTTTGGTGCTGGTTCCTCTGATGGTGTCACGTACTTGTCTTTGATTCCTAACCCTAACAACGGTGACGCATTGAACTACAACGTCAAGATTGTCGCCGCTGATGACTCTACTGTCATTGGTGAATGTATCTACGAAAACGGTAGTTTCAGCGGTGGTGCGGATGGATGTACTGTCTCCGTCACCTCCGGCCAGGCTAAATTTGTTCTATACAACTGATCTTGATCCCAGCATCGCCTTTGTCCAAGTAAAGTTGATTGTATCATTAATGTTTTTTACATACACATCTGGATCTTACTAtccggttttttttttcaccttatttttattttttttatttatcgTTTCAAAGACATAGAGTCCTTTGTAATATTAAAGACAGTTGCAAAAACCCATATATCGCAAATCTCTTTCTTATCTACTATATAACCTGCATTTCAAGATTTGTATGCCAATTCACAAGCTCCttccttccttttctctCATAGAACAGTGCCATTCGAAATCCACGGCGATTTTCTCGAGCCCGCCAACATTTCGCAATAAGGAGGGACGGCGAGGCGCTAAAAAAGCAATAGATGGAGCCGCTCGATGATTACGGTTCTCAGAACTCACTCAATTCAATCCGACACCACCGTGCCGCGTCTTGCACCTAATGATTCATACGGCGAAGGTAATAAACACGAAACAAAAGGACCCGTTATGACTCGGGAACTCCATGCATCGGAGAAAAACGGTACATTACCCGCTCCGGACCGGAGAAAATCTCCACGATTTGTTCCGACGTCGGAAAAATAAGCACGTCACCCGGGAGAATACGCTACACTTTGTTCCGCAAAGTGCCTTCATCCTACATTGTTTCTACTGACAGAGGGTTTTCGcgctttttctttttcttggtacCGGGAAGTTGCGGGCACTTTAggacaaaagaaaaagaaagttcttTTGCCCTCATCGAGAGCGATGTCAAAATGCGGTTGATCACTTTTATTAAAATGTAAAGTATAGACTTTATCAAGGGTTATATATACGTTCTCTTTTCTACCATTTACGGGCTTCTTTAGTTCATAACCGTTAGTTCCTAGCTCACTTATTCTATAATTCACAAGAGATATAGAAATACACATATATTTCGTTCCTCGAGGCCCTTAGCCCAATAGtatagaaaaaagagaaagcgGCAATGTCACGAAGTAACAGTATATATACAGAGGACATCGAAATGTACCCCACACACAATGAGCAGCACCTAACGAGGGAGTATACCAGACCTCGTGATGAgatgaaaagtgaaaagcTCAATTTCGAAGATGGATATGTCAACGCTCATGGGACTTTGTCTAAAGCCACCACAAGAGAAATAGAAGGCGACTTGGAATCCGAGACCTCTTCTCACTCCGGCGACGACAAACTAGATCACTCGCAACCAATAACCGCCGAAACGGGTGCACCATACACGTTGCTAAGTTACGGTCAGAAATGGGGGATGGTAGCAGTCCTAACCATGTGCGGATTTTGGTCTTCATTGGGGTCTCCGATCTATTATCCTGCCTTAAGACAATTAGAGAAGGAGTTCAATGTGGATGAAAACATGATCAACATAACCGTGGTTGTGTATTTAATGTTTCAAGGTATAGCACCCACGGTTTGCGGTGGGCTAGCAGATTGTTATGGTCGTAGACCTATCATTCTAGGTGGTATGTTAGTGTATGTTGTGGCATCCATTGGGCTAGCACGTGCTCCATCATACGGTGTTATCATGTTTTTGAGATGTATCCAGAGTATTGGTATTTCTCCCACAATCGCTATTAGTTCCGGAGTTGTCGGGGATTTCACTTTAAAGCATGAACGAGGTACTTTTGTCGGTGCCACATCTGGGTTCGTCTTACTTGGCCAATGCTTTGGTAGTCTTATCGGTGCCGTCCTGACCGCAAGGTGGGATTGGAGatctattttttggtttttgacCATTGGTTGTGGCACATGTTTTATTATTGCATTCCTTATTCTACcggaaacaaaaaggaCCATCGCAGGTAATCTTTCCGTCAGACCTAAAAGGTTTATTAACAGAGCCccaattttccttttgggCCCTGTAAAGAGAAGATTCAGGTATGATAATCCGGATTATGAGACACTGGATCCCACTATTCCCAAACTAGATTTGACCTCTGCCATGAAAATTCTTGCGCTACCAGAAAttattttgtctttgttcCCATCAGGGCTGCTATTTGCCATGTGGACTTTGATGCTGTCGTCTATTTCATCGGGGTTATCAGTGGGGCCATATAACTATCGTTTGGTGATTATTGGTGTCTGTTATCTACCTGGTGGTATTGGTGGGTTATTGGGTTCCTTTTTCACAGGGAGAGTCATTGACATGTACTTTAAGAGaaagttgaagaaatttgaagaagacaaggCTAACGGCTTAATTCCACAAGATGCTGAAATCAACATGTTCAGGGTCCGTTTAGTATGTCTTCTACCCCAAAATTTCTTAGCTGTTATAGCATACCTTTTGTTCGGCTGGAGTATAGACAAGGGATGGAGAATCGAGTCCGTTTTAATCACTTCATTTGTTTGTTCATACTGTGCCATGAGTACACTATCAACATCAACTACGTTATTGGTGGATTTATATCCAACCAAATCATCTACAGCCAGTAGTTGTTTCAACTTTGTTAGATGCAGTTTGAGTACCATCTTCATGGGGTGTTTCGCCAAAATGAAAGCCTCAATGACTGTGGGTGGTACCTTCACATTCTTATGTGCGTTGGTGTTTTGCTTTAACTTCTTGATGTTCATTCCAATGAAATACGGTATGAAATGGAGAGATGACAGATTGCTGAAACGTCAAACATAATCACTATTACCGTCACgactttttaaaaaaaccactaaaaataaacattAATCTGCATTCCCTAATCCAATAGACGCGTTTTTTgcatatatagatataagTATAACTTCTATAGACTTTCATgtacttttcaaaattaatcaattattcattttatttattattttctcgatccctttttttattctgtCAGTGTACAATGGCTGGATATTATCACgagttaaaaaaaaaagtactaTAATATATgagaatatatatttaaaagCTTTTTTGTATAAATTCTATGCCTTATTCTTCCGTTGCagatttcatatttttgttttaaaccatttgttttttcttggtagaCTGCTCTTACCGTTATTACTTTACATATGTATAGCTACAAAACTGCATTCTGAAGTGAAAAGTATTATGGACGAATGAAGTGTAAATAgtgtgatttttttatgttagtaataaaatcattgagATGCACATTGAACACCTTCACcaccttgttcttcttcatctgaaTCATAATGTGCCCCACCTCTAGAAGCACGTGTTCTGTTGTATTTAGCTGGGTCAAAGTCTGCGAGTACACATTCGTCTACCGTAGCCTTCTTTGGAATAGTTGGAGTGGCTCTTGGAGGTAGAATTTGTTCTAGTTGTTTCAAGTTTTCTTCAGTTGTGAAATGATTTTCTGGGAACTTGATGGTGAACTTAACGATCAAGTTACCATAACCGCCGTATTTTGGAACTGGCATACCTTTACCTTCAATGACCTTACGCATACCTGGGGCAATGACTTCACCTGGGACAATGGCCACTTTCAACCAGTCACCAGAAACATGTTCCAAGGCGAATTCACCACCAGCGATAGCAGTTAATAGATCAATTTCGGCCTCATATACTAAATCATCACCATCTCTCTTGAAATGCTTGTGTGGTCTCTCGGAGACTAGGAAGACAACATCACCTGGGATGACATCTGGAGCTTGGTCTGCTTCACCCTTGAAGACGATTTTTTGGCCGTCCTTCATACCTGGCTCAACATGAACTTCCAAGATCTTTCTTTCGTTTTCGATTTTCTTACCGTTACAGGATTTACAACGGTCCTTTGGATCAACGATATCACCAGTACCATGACAAGTGTCACACTCTGTTTGGAATCTTTGAATCATTGGGCCCATTTGTCTTGTCACGAATTTAATACCTTGACCATTACAGCCAGTACATTTCTTGACAGCACCTTTCTTACCACCACGACCCTCACATTCTTTACATAGAATTTGTTTGTTCAAAGCCAGCTTAG encodes:
- the RPL9B gene encoding 60S ribosomal protein uL6, translating into MKYIQTEQQIDVPEGVTVNIKSRVIRVTGPRGTLNKNLKHIDVTFNRINNQLIKVAVHNGDRKHVAALRTVKSLVDNMITGVTKGYKYKMRYVYAHFPINVNIIEKEGAKFIEIRNFLGDKKIRNVPVRDGVAIEFSTNVKDEIVLSGNSVEDVSQNAADLQQICRVRNKDIRKFLDGIYVSHKGFITEDM
- the SUN4 gene encoding putative glucosidase SUN4 — encoded protein: MKLSATALTVASLIGSNTIVSALPYAAEIGSDCTTTAHGSHQHKRAVAVTYVYETVIVDSNGQTVTPTVTGTSSAVSSTTTLVPESSAVTSSTEAKSSSSSSATAKKAHTTTLTSSSTPATSTSQETSTTSSTTSVGATTTASTTSSSGTSSIYGDLANFSGPNEKFQDGTIACSQFPSGQGVIPINWLGEGGWSGIENTDTSTGGSCKEGSYCSYACQPGMSKTQWPSDQPSDGRSMGGLLCKNGYLYRSNTDTDYLCEWGVDAAYIVSELSEDVAICRTDYPGTENMVIPAYVQAGDSLPLTVVDQDTYYTWQGMKTSAQYYVNNAGVSVEDGCVWGTSGSGVGNWAPLNFGAGSSDGVTYLSLIPNPNNGDALNYNVKIVAADDSTVIGECIYENGSFSGGADGCTVSVTSGQAKFVLYN
- the AQR1 gene encoding Aqr1p translates to MSRSNSIYTEDIEMYPTHNEQHLTREYTRPRDEMKSEKLNFEDGYVNAHGTLSKATTREIEGDLESETSSHSGDDKLDHSQPITAETGAPYTLLSYGQKWGMVAVLTMCGFWSSLGSPIYYPALRQLEKEFNVDENMINITVVVYLMFQGIAPTVCGGLADCYGRRPIILGGMLVYVVASIGLARAPSYGVIMFLRCIQSIGISPTIAISSGVVGDFTLKHERGTFVGATSGFVLLGQCFGSLIGAVLTARWDWRSIFWFLTIGCGTCFIIAFLILPETKRTIAGNLSVRPKRFINRAPIFLLGPVKRRFRYDNPDYETLDPTIPKLDLTSAMKILALPEIILSLFPSGLLFAMWTLMLSSISSGLSVGPYNYRLVIIGVCYLPGGIGGLLGSFFTGRVIDMYFKRKLKKFEEDKANGLIPQDAEINMFRVRLVCLLPQNFLAVIAYLLFGWSIDKGWRIESVLITSFVCSYCAMSTLSTSTTLLVDLYPTKSSTASSCFNFVRCSLSTIFMGCFAKMKASMTVGGTFTFLCALVFCFNFLMFIPMKYGMKWRDDRLLKRQT
- the YDJ1 gene encoding type I HSP40 co-chaperone YDJ1 gives rise to the protein MVKETKFYDILGVSVTATDVEIKKAYRKCALKFHPDKNPSEEAAEKFKEASSAYEILSDSEKREVYDQYGEDGLSGAGGAGGFPGGGFGFGDDIFSQFFGAGGAQRPKGPQRGRDIKHEISASLEELYKGRTAKLALNKQILCKECEGRGGKKGAVKKCTGCNGQGIKFVTRQMGPMIQRFQTECDTCHGTGDIVDPKDRCKSCNGKKIENERKILEVHVEPGMKDGQKIVFKGEADQAPDVIPGDVVFLVSERPHKHFKRDGDDLVYEAEIDLLTAIAGGEFALEHVSGDWLKVAIVPGEVIAPGMRKVIEGKGMPVPKYGGYGNLIVKFTIKFPENHFTTEENLKQLEQILPPRATPTIPKKATVDECVLADFDPAKYNRTRASRGGAHYDSDEEEQGGEGVQCASQ